The Pseudanabaena sp. PCC 6802 genomic interval GATAGAGGGTAAGGAATTGCGAGAACAGCAATCCTCCTACAACCACTAATCCTAGAGGGCGGCGAGCGTCAGCCCCCGCTCCCAAACCGAGCGCAATTGGCAAAGTCCCCATCAAAGCTGCCATCGTGGTCATCATGATCGGACGAAAGCGCACCAGGCAAGCCTCGTAAATTGCATCTACTGGACTTTTCCCATCATTTCGAGCCGCGATCGCAAAGTCAATCATCATAATTCCATTCTTTTTCACGATGCCGATCAAGAGAATGATGCCGATAAAGGAATAAATATTTAGATCGACATGAAATATCAAGAGAGTTAACAAAGCTCCAAATCCCGCTGAAGGTAAGCTAGAAAGAATAGTGAGGGGATGAATGAAATCTTCGTAAAGAATGCCCAGCACGATATAGATGATGAATATGGCAGCTAGCAGCAGCAAGCCCAGACCCTGTAAAGAATCTTGAAATGCCTGTGCCGATCCTTGAAAACCCGTACTGATATTATCCGGTAAGGTTTGACGGGCAACTTCGGCAATCTTACCCGTGACATCGCCAAGCGAAATGCCAGGTTTTAAATTAAACGAAAGCGTAACTGAGGAGAGTTGGCCCGAATGCGTCACCGTCAGGGGGCCGACACTGCGGGCGATCGCGGCAACGGCATTTAAAGGCACTAATTGTCCGTTAGACGATCGCACCGAGAGCAAATCCAATCCGCTTCGATCCTGTTGATAGGCTGTCTCCACACCCAAGATCACTTGGTATTGACTATCAGGGGCGTAGATCGTAGAAACCTGTCTCGTCCCGTAGGCATAACCCAAAGCTGTCTCAATTTGCGTAGCGGTCAATCCGAAACTGGCTGCTTGCTCGCGATTGATCTGAATGTAAACTTGGGGATTATTAATTTGCAGATCGGTATTGACATCTTGCAGTTCTGGCAATTTTCGCAATTCCGCTTCCAATGCGGGAGCGTATTTTTGCAGTTCTTCGAAGCTAGTACTTTGCAAAGTGTACTGATACTGCGCCTTAGTTTGCTGTCCGCCAATATTAATCGCAGGCGGATTTTGCAGGAAGACTTTCACGCCTGGTACGCGACTCAATTTCGGACGCAGTTCCTGGACGATCTCATCCGCACTGAGCGATCGCTGGTTCCGGGGCTTAAGACTGATAAAGACTCGTCCCGCATTAGCTGAAGAATTCAGCCCACCCGCACCAACAGTAGAATTAGTAGCAGCAACGTTCTCATCCTTGCGGATCATATCGACAATTGCCTGTTGGTGTTTCACCATAGACTCAAAGGATATATCTGGAGCCGCTTGGGTTGTGACGGTAAGATAACCGATGTCCGTGTTAGGAATAAAACCTTTGGGAACGACTACGAATAAAACAATCGTTCCCACTAAAATTGCAGCAGAGAGAGTAGAGGTGATGCGATGGTGCTTAAAAGCCTTTTTCAAACTCCAAGCATAGCCATTTTGCATGCCATTGAAGAGACTCTCCGAGAAATTGTATAAACGAGCTAAAAAGGATGGCGAAGATTTTGGCGGTGGGGGTAGAACTTCATTCCCTTCTGAATCCCGAACAGGATCGCTGGAATTTGTGGCATTTATATGTTCCTGCCCAACTTCACCTGCGGTTACGGGTACTAATTGATATGCTTCTTCTCGATCTTTTGCTTCTACTCGCAGAAACCGCGAGCATAACATCGGCGTCAGGCTAATCGCGATCGCCCCCGAGCAGAGAATGGCAACGCTAATCGTGACGGCAAATTCCTTAAACAGTCTGCCTAAAATACCGCCCATAAACAGAATGGGGATAAAAACTGCAACCAGAGAAATCGTCATTGAGAGAATAGTAAAGCCAATTTCCTGCGAGGCTTTGAGGGCAGCCCGAAAAGGTCTCTCCCCCATTTCCATATAACGCACGATATTCTCTAGCATGACGACGGCATCATCGACGACGAAGCCAACGGAGAGAGTGAGCGCCATCAAGGAAAGATTATCCAAGGAATAGCCCAGTAGCAGCATGATGC includes:
- a CDS encoding efflux RND transporter permease subunit; translation: MNLSEIFIRRPIMTVLVMMGVLILGLGSYRMLPVSDLPNVDFPSIQVTANLPGASPETMAASVATPLEQQFSSIAGITSMNSTSNLGSTQITLQFDLSRSIDGAAQDVQSAISAATRKLPTTMPAPPSYRKVNPADQPILYLSLNSSVLPLSEVNKYAETQLAQRISTIDGVAQVNVFGAQKYAVRALIDPQSLSAKGIGIDEVADAIAKGNSNLPTGNLFGKQQNVTISTNGQLNNAADYSSLIVAYRNGSPVQLGELGQVIDSVENDKLASWFNGNRAIVLAVQKQPGTNTVETVERIRKILPAFRKQIPAAVNMEVLFDRSQPIKESIDDVQLTLLLTIFLVVLVIFLFLRNLSATIIPSLAVPLSLIATFGIMLLLGYSLDNLSLMALTLSVGFVVDDAVVMLENIVRYMEMGERPFRAALKASQEIGFTILSMTISLVAVFIPILFMGGILGRLFKEFAVTISVAILCSGAIAISLTPMLCSRFLRVEAKDREEAYQLVPVTAGEVGQEHINATNSSDPVRDSEGNEVLPPPPKSSPSFLARLYNFSESLFNGMQNGYAWSLKKAFKHHRITSTLSAAILVGTIVLFVVVPKGFIPNTDIGYLTVTTQAAPDISFESMVKHQQAIVDMIRKDENVAATNSTVGAGGLNSSANAGRVFISLKPRNQRSLSADEIVQELRPKLSRVPGVKVFLQNPPAINIGGQQTKAQYQYTLQSTSFEELQKYAPALEAELRKLPELQDVNTDLQINNPQVYIQINREQAASFGLTATQIETALGYAYGTRQVSTIYAPDSQYQVILGVETAYQQDRSGLDLLSVRSSNGQLVPLNAVAAIARSVGPLTVTHSGQLSSVTLSFNLKPGISLGDVTGKIAEVARQTLPDNISTGFQGSAQAFQDSLQGLGLLLLAAIFIIYIVLGILYEDFIHPLTILSSLPSAGFGALLTLLIFHVDLNIYSFIGIILLIGIVKKNGIMMIDFAIAARNDGKSPVDAIYEACLVRFRPIMMTTMAALMGTLPIALGLGAGADARRPLGLVVVGGLLFSQFLTLYLTPVFYTNMESLKRRFNKRRVAVAD